Sequence from the Actinomycetes bacterium genome:
CCCCGCCCCGGCGGGGGCGGTCATCACGGTGATCCGATCCCGGGACGCGAGCAGCGCAACGGCCGCCTCGCGTTGCTCCGCAGACAGACCAGACCCTGAGCCTGCGATGCCCGCGGTGGCGGCGTCGAGGGTAAGGGTGGCCTGCGTGAGCCGCGCCGCGGTGAGCGGGACCCGGGCCATGGCGTGGTCGATGATCCGTGCCTCCATGGCGACCAGCTCGGCGGAGGCGTAGCGGTCGTCGGAGGCGCGGGCGGTGTCACCGACCTGGTCGCGGCCCAGCGGGACGACCCCGGTCCTTCCCTTCGGGCCGAGACCGCGGTTCGCGCGCCAACCCCTGCCCCCTGGGCCGACCTCGAGCGGCAGCCTCGGCCAGGTCGCTGACCAGAGCCACCGCATCGGCTGCGGTTGGCGGCGTGGGCTCGTCGAGGAGGTCCACACGAGCAGCGATCGCGACAAGCAGGTCTGCGCGAGACCACACCGCCTTCGACCGCCCGAGCGTGGTCACAGCCTCCGCGAGCAGCCCGTCCCTCGTCAACGACTCGCGCCGGGCGCCCACGGGCAGGGTTGCGCTGGGGCTTGCCTCAGGGCTTGCCGCCGACGCTGGTGCCACGGCGTCGAGCAGGCTCCCCGGCGTGATGCCGTGCGCGGCGGCTTGCGCGGCCCACGTGGCGCGGCGGCCCGGATCGCCGGCGTGATGCTCCTTGTGCGCCCGGGTGGCGAGAACGGCGGTCTTGATGATCCGCGCCCGCTCCCCAGCGGTCACGGCGCGCCCGAGGGTCTCCTCGGCCTGCGCGATCGTTGGGACTGCCTCGGCGAGTACCGCGCTGGTTCGAGTCGACCACGCGTGCAGCAGCTCGTCCGGGACCCCGGTGATGTCGGCCTGCCCGTGCTCGGAGATCGGCCCGAAGGCGACGGGCAGTCTGGCGGTGAGTTCGGCGCGCAGCGCGGCCTGGTAGAGCGCGCCGGCGGCCTTCTTGTGGTGGTAGACCTCGTGGCCGTCCAGGGTGCGCCACGCCCCGTCGGCGCAGCGGGCCCTTGTTCAGCACCAGGGCGTGGGTGTGGATCTGCGGGTCCCCGGTGCGGGAGGTGCCGTGGTCGAACAGCGCGGCCGCGTACCCGCCCGTCGGGACTTGGTGGACGCCGTTGCGGCCCCGCCGGGAGTACCCGGCGACCTGCTCCAGGTAGTCGAGTCCGGCCCGCACGGCGGCGGCGTGCGCGGCCTCGATCTCCGTCACCCAGTGCTCGTCGCCGAGCGCCCAGAGGGCGCTGACGGACTTCGGGGCGGAGAACGTCCGGTCGTAGCCGGTGACCGAACGCTCGCCCCACGCGGCCCCGAGCTGCCCGCCGGTGGACGGGGAGAGGGCGCGCCCGAACAGCGCCTCCAGCTCCCGCTCCTCGACCACGCGGCCGGGCGCGAGGCCGAGGTGGGTGAGCCCGCCGCCGTGCCAGCGGCCGGGCGCGTCCCCGTGCTCGCTGTAGTACTCGCACGCCCCGCCGGCCACCGTGGTCTGGTAGTAGCGCCACGACCAGCGGCCGATCTTCGCACTGGACAACACGAACCGACACCAACCAGAATCACGTTACGGGACAACGCTTTCCGGCTTCGACCGTAGCACCTATGATGCACATGTCTGCTGCTCCAAGCCGGCTTTCTCGGAGGATCACCAGGTGACTCAGTCGGCTCGGGTGATGTCACCGGCCGAGGGTGCGGCGGCGTGGCAGGCCTGGAAGGCCCTTCCCAAGAGCACTCGTGCCGAAGTCCGTGATCACGCCAGGGCGGGGACCCGACATCCAGACCCAGCGGTCACCGCGACCGCCGACGCCTGGGC
This genomic interval carries:
- the mobF gene encoding MobF family relaxase, with translation MLSSAKIGRWSWRYYQTTVAGGACEYYSEHGDAPGRWHGGGLTHLGLAPGRVVEERELEALFGRALSPSTGGQLGAAWGERSVTGYDRTFSAPKSVSALWALGDEHWVTEIEAAHAAAVRAGLDYLEQVAGYSRRGRNGVHQVPTGGYAAALFDHGTSRTGDPQIHTHALVLNKGPLRRRGVAHPGRPRGLPPQEGRRRALPGRAARRTHRQTARRLRADLRARAGRHHRGPGRAAARVVDSNQRGTRRGSPNDRAGRGDPRARRDRWGAGADHQDRRSRHPGAQGASRRRSGPPRHVGRASRRARHHAGEPARRRGTSVGGKP